A window from Fusobacterium sp. encodes these proteins:
- a CDS encoding PilT/PilU family type 4a pilus ATPase yields MVLLDILEKGQEKRASDIHLVNGEKVIYRINGELMRDEKNKEVSKNFLIDCIKEILTEKQKEIFEKVKEIDIAFEDVKKRRYRINLYNEKDSPAFSIRVLTRKVQSFEKLNLPEILKSMIKYKNGLVLVTGATGSGKSTTLAAMIEEINQREALSIITLEDPIEYIFENKKSFIRQREVGRDTLSFANALKSVLRQDPDIIMVGELRDTESIEAALISAETGHLVFGTLHTNGAAETINRLIDIFSEEKQEQIKIQLSSVLRGIVSQQLLLDKKDEIIPAFEILFVNTAVSNYIATGKINQISTAMETGQKYGMISMKEYLSNMYKSGVINKEEYDRKRGQ; encoded by the coding sequence ATGGTTTTATTAGATATTTTAGAAAAAGGTCAAGAAAAAAGAGCATCAGACATTCATCTTGTAAATGGAGAAAAAGTAATCTATAGAATAAATGGAGAACTGATGAGAGATGAAAAAAATAAAGAAGTTTCAAAGAACTTTTTAATAGATTGTATAAAAGAGATATTAACAGAAAAACAAAAAGAAATATTTGAAAAAGTTAAGGAGATAGATATAGCTTTTGAAGACGTAAAAAAAAGAAGATATAGGATAAATTTATATAATGAAAAAGATTCACCAGCATTTTCCATAAGAGTTTTAACAAGAAAAGTACAGAGCTTTGAAAAGCTGAATCTTCCAGAAATATTGAAAAGTATGATAAAATATAAAAATGGACTGGTACTTGTGACAGGAGCTACAGGAAGTGGAAAGAGCACAACTTTGGCAGCTATGATAGAAGAAATAAACCAAAGAGAAGCTTTGAGTATAATAACTCTTGAAGATCCTATTGAATATATCTTTGAAAATAAAAAAAGTTTTATAAGACAAAGAGAAGTGGGAAGAGATACTTTATCTTTTGCAAATGCTTTAAAAAGTGTACTTAGGCAGGATCCAGATATAATAATGGTAGGAGAATTAAGAGATACAGAGAGTATAGAAGCAGCTCTTATATCAGCTGAAACAGGACATCTTGTATTTGGAACTCTTCATACTAATGGAGCAGCAGAAACAATTAATCGTCTCATAGATATTTTTTCAGAAGAAAAACAGGAACAGATAAAAATACAGCTTAGTTCAGTATTAAGGGGTATTGTGAGTCAGCAATTATTATTAGATAAAAAAGATGAAATTATTCCAGCTTTTGAAATACTTTTTGTGAATACTGCTGTATCTAACTATATAGCAACTGGAAAAATAAATCAGATATCTACTGCTATGGAAACAGGACAAAAGTATGGAATGATATCTATGAAGGAATATCTTTCTAATATGTATAAAAGTGGAGTTATAAATAAAGAAGAATATGACAGAAAAAGAGGTCAATAA
- a CDS encoding sugar O-acetyltransferase — protein sequence MNKEKERMLLGKLYQGNTEEMIAERIEAKKKCFKINSLSFEKSDEILKNIKELFKEVGENAVVMSPIICDYGYNISIGDNTFINHDCIFLDIGKIKIGNNVLIGPRVSFLAVNHPLFSTERETGYEYGTHITIEDGVWIGGAVTINDGVTIGRNSVIGSGSVVVKDIPENVIAAGNPCRVLREIEEKDKMMEKFNLEEKC from the coding sequence ATGAATAAAGAAAAAGAAAGAATGCTGTTAGGAAAACTTTATCAAGGAAACACAGAAGAAATGATTGCTGAAAGAATAGAAGCAAAGAAAAAATGCTTTAAAATAAATTCTCTTTCTTTTGAAAAGTCTGATGAAATATTGAAAAACATAAAAGAACTTTTCAAAGAAGTAGGAGAGAATGCTGTTGTTATGAGTCCTATTATATGTGATTATGGATATAATATTTCAATTGGAGATAATACCTTTATAAACCATGACTGCATATTTCTTGATATTGGTAAAATAAAAATAGGAAATAATGTGTTAATAGGTCCTAGAGTATCTTTTTTAGCAGTAAATCATCCTCTGTTTTCAACTGAAAGAGAAACAGGATATGAGTATGGGACTCATATAACAATAGAAGATGGTGTATGGATAGGTGGAGCAGTTACAATAAATGATGGGGTAACTATTGGAAGAAATAGTGTAATTGGTTCAGGGAGTGTAGTTGTAAAAGACATTCCTGAAAATGTTATAGCAGCAGGAAATCCGTGCAGAGTATTAAGAGAGATTGAGGAAAAAGATAAGATGATGGAAAAATTCAATTTGGAGGAAAAGTGTTAA
- a CDS encoding coproporphyrinogen III oxidase: protein MLINSDFEINTRSIEEFARVMVPEALDKTMNLSIKETFDTIEINMNIDGKKGNFSYANQEDKIDEQKQTMVKILLLKVYNKGYSWGGLMGVRPTKVLRRLLSLGYSYEEAEEMLRNFYIVSDEKIELLMDTVKKEMEFLNRKYINLYVGIPFCPTKCKYCSFASYEINGGVGRYYKEFVETLLEEIEMAGRFLRDEGYKIESIYIGGGTPSTLTESDLEKVLRKINENIDMTHLKEFTFEAGREDSLTEKKLELVKKYGVDRISLNPQTFNEETLKKVNRRFNRENFDKYFKIAKNMGFIINMDLIIGLPDETTEDVVYTLGEIEKYDIENLTIHSLAFKRASKLFKEDKSRKELNRDIIENRIKELTKKKQMKPYYMYRQKNIMEWGENVGYAKEGKESVFNIEMIEENQSTMGLGGGAITKIVIEETEFRDYIERIINPKDPALYIKEMKERMESKYKLFKKGEI from the coding sequence GTGTTAATTAATTCAGATTTTGAAATAAATACCAGAAGTATAGAAGAATTTGCAAGAGTGATGGTACCAGAAGCACTTGATAAAACTATGAATCTTTCTATAAAAGAAACTTTTGATACTATAGAAATAAATATGAACATAGATGGAAAAAAAGGAAATTTTTCATATGCAAATCAAGAAGATAAAATAGATGAGCAGAAACAGACTATGGTAAAAATCCTTCTATTAAAAGTATATAACAAGGGATATTCTTGGGGTGGACTCATGGGAGTAAGACCTACAAAAGTATTGAGAAGGCTGTTATCTTTAGGATATTCATATGAGGAAGCAGAAGAGATGTTAAGAAATTTTTATATTGTAAGTGATGAAAAAATAGAGCTTCTTATGGATACTGTAAAGAAAGAAATGGAATTTTTGAATAGAAAATATATAAATTTATATGTGGGAATACCTTTTTGCCCAACTAAATGTAAATATTGTTCATTTGCTTCTTATGAGATAAATGGAGGAGTAGGAAGATATTACAAAGAATTTGTTGAAACTTTATTAGAAGAGATAGAAATGGCTGGAAGATTTTTGAGAGATGAAGGATATAAGATAGAATCTATCTATATAGGTGGAGGAACTCCAAGTACACTTACAGAAAGTGATTTAGAAAAAGTTTTAAGGAAAATAAATGAAAATATAGATATGACTCATTTGAAAGAATTTACTTTTGAAGCTGGAAGGGAAGATTCCCTTACTGAAAAAAAATTAGAACTTGTAAAGAAATATGGTGTTGATAGAATAAGTTTGAATCCTCAAACGTTTAATGAAGAAACCTTAAAAAAAGTAAATAGAAGGTTTAATAGAGAAAATTTTGATAAATATTTTAAAATTGCTAAAAATATGGGTTTTATAATAAATATGGATTTGATAATAGGGCTTCCAGATGAAACAACAGAAGATGTAGTTTATACTTTAGGTGAAATAGAAAAATATGATATAGAAAATCTAACTATACATTCTCTGGCATTTAAAAGAGCATCTAAACTTTTTAAAGAGGATAAAAGTAGAAAAGAACTGAACAGAGATATAATAGAAAACAGAATAAAAGAGCTTACTAAGAAAAAACAGATGAAACCATATTACATGTATAGGCAGAAAAATATTATGGAATGGGGAGAAAATGTTGGTTATGCAAAAGAAGGAAAGGAATCTGTATTTAATATAGAGATGATAGAGGAAAATCAGTCAACTATGGGATTAGGAGGAGGAGCTATCACAAAAATAGTAATAGAAGAAACAGAGTTCAGAGATTATATTGAAAGAATAATTAATCCAAAAGATCCAGCATTATATATAAAAGAAATGAAAGAAAGAATGGAGAGTAAGTATAAATTATTTAAAAAAGGAGAAATATAG
- a CDS encoding helix-hairpin-helix domain-containing protein has translation MKICKGLLIAAIVIIISNFSFGEEESSKPFKLIMSENMLEKTDNLMDVNIVSKEEMVSQGIGIGYVNKILNYREKTGGFEKLEEMKRIKGIGEATYEKLSKKFKIESEIEKKPLYINEVNDELLKYFGFEKKEIKKIREYINKNNRIDNNLQLMEILSKKRYEKYKEIIKYDKF, from the coding sequence ATGAAAATCTGTAAAGGATTACTTATTGCTGCTATAGTTATAATTATCAGCAATTTTAGTTTTGGAGAAGAGGAAAGTTCAAAACCATTTAAATTAATAATGAGTGAAAATATGCTTGAAAAAACAGATAACCTTATGGATGTAAACATTGTTTCTAAAGAAGAAATGGTGTCACAGGGAATAGGAATAGGATATGTTAACAAGATTTTAAACTATAGAGAAAAAACAGGTGGTTTTGAAAAGTTAGAAGAGATGAAAAGGATAAAGGGGATTGGAGAAGCAACTTATGAAAAACTTTCTAAAAAATTTAAAATAGAGAGTGAAATTGAAAAAAAACCTCTCTATATAAATGAGGTTAATGATGAACTTTTAAAATATTTTGGTTTTGAGAAAAAAGAGATCAAAAAAATTAGAGAATATATTAATAAAAATAATAGAATAGATAATAATCTTCAATTAATGGAAATACTTTCAAAAAAAAGATATGAAAAATATAAAGAAATAATTAAATATGATAAATTTTAG
- the hslO gene encoding Hsp33 family molecular chaperone HslO, whose protein sequence is MGKIIRGISKNARFFLVDSTDIVQEALDIHKCSPTAIDAFGRLLTAGVMMGSTLKGKDVLTLRTDTDGLLSNMVVTADSDGGVKGYVSDPSADVALKDNGRSNVGALVGKGMLRIIKDMGLKEPYVGMSPIDSGEIAQDLAYYFFNSDQTPTVIALGVNLKDEKTVACAGGYMIQLLPGAEECFIGALEEKIQAIRPMTELMIGGMDLKRILKLLYEDMSSENNEKLIEEYEILEEKEVSYKCNCDKDKFYRGLITLGKKELNEIFETQEFLETECHFCGKKYKFTKEDFKDILEVK, encoded by the coding sequence ATGGGTAAAATAATAAGAGGAATAAGTAAAAATGCTAGATTTTTTCTTGTAGATTCAACAGATATAGTGCAGGAAGCATTGGATATACATAAATGCAGTCCTACTGCAATAGATGCTTTTGGAAGACTTCTTACAGCAGGAGTAATGATGGGAAGTACCTTAAAAGGAAAAGACGTATTAACTTTAAGGACAGATACAGATGGTCTATTAAGTAATATGGTAGTTACAGCAGATTCTGATGGGGGAGTAAAAGGATATGTTTCTGATCCTTCAGCAGATGTAGCATTAAAGGATAATGGAAGATCTAATGTAGGGGCTTTAGTTGGAAAAGGAATGTTAAGAATAATAAAAGATATGGGATTAAAAGAACCATATGTTGGAATGTCGCCAATAGATTCTGGAGAGATAGCTCAAGATTTAGCTTATTACTTTTTTAATTCTGATCAAACACCAACTGTGATAGCATTAGGAGTAAATTTAAAAGATGAAAAAACTGTAGCTTGTGCTGGAGGATATATGATACAGCTTCTTCCTGGTGCTGAGGAGTGTTTTATAGGAGCCTTAGAGGAAAAAATACAAGCAATAAGACCTATGACTGAACTCATGATAGGAGGAATGGATCTTAAAAGAATATTAAAACTTTTATATGAAGATATGAGCAGTGAAAATAATGAAAAATTGATTGAAGAATATGAAATACTTGAAGAAAAAGAAGTAAGTTATAAATGTAATTGTGATAAGGATAAATTCTACAGGGGCCTTATTACTCTTGGTAAAAAAGAATTAAATGAAATATTTGAGACACAGGAATTTTTGGAAACAGAATGTCACTTCTGTGGAAAAAAATATAAATTTACTAAGGAAGATTTTAAAGATATTTTAGAGGTGAAATAG
- a CDS encoding TatD family hydrolase, with translation MKLIDSHAHMDSNQFDSDRAEVFQRIKDKMDFIVNIGYDIESSKQGVKYTKEYDFIYAAVGIHPDDIEGYDDKLEQELEELAKNEKVLAIGEIGLDYHWMTHPKEKQQEIFRRQIKVAERVGKPVVIHSRDAIEDTVRILKEFPLVKGIFHCYPGSVETAFQVMDNYYFGIGGVLTFKNAKKLIEVVKNIPLEKLILETDCPYMAPDPFRGKRNEPIYVEYVAKKIAELKELSYEEVAEATNLNTRKAYNMI, from the coding sequence ATGAAACTTATAGATTCTCATGCTCATATGGATTCAAATCAATTTGATTCAGATAGAGCAGAGGTATTTCAAAGAATAAAAGATAAAATGGATTTTATAGTTAATATAGGTTATGACATTGAAAGCAGTAAACAAGGTGTGAAATATACTAAAGAATATGATTTCATATATGCTGCTGTAGGAATACATCCAGATGATATAGAAGGATATGATGATAAACTTGAACAGGAATTAGAAGAACTGGCAAAAAATGAAAAAGTATTAGCCATAGGTGAAATAGGATTGGACTATCACTGGATGACTCATCCAAAAGAGAAACAGCAGGAAATATTCAGAAGACAGATAAAAGTGGCAGAAAGAGTTGGAAAACCAGTAGTAATACATTCAAGAGATGCTATAGAGGATACTGTAAGAATATTAAAAGAATTTCCTTTGGTAAAAGGGATATTTCATTGCTATCCTGGATCAGTGGAAACGGCCTTTCAAGTAATGGATAACTATTATTTTGGGATAGGAGGAGTACTTACTTTTAAAAATGCAAAAAAACTGATAGAAGTAGTGAAAAATATACCTCTGGAAAAATTAATTCTTGAAACAGACTGTCCATATATGGCTCCTGATCCTTTTAGAGGAAAGAGAAATGAACCTATATATGTGGAATATGTAGCTAAAAAAATAGCAGAATTAAAAGAACTGTCATATGAAGAAGTTGCAGAAGCCACAAATCTAAATACAAGAAAAGCATATAATATGATATAG
- a CDS encoding putative RNA methyltransferase produces MIICPVCKKILIKKEKIYKCENNHCFDEGKQGYLNLLLSNQKHSKTPGDDKEMVLSRKGFLEKNYYKIISEAVNDLILSNNSSGNIEILDIGCGEGYYTGRLEKFLDEKGIKFNITGIDISKEAVVCAAKTYKSIKWIVASATNIPLEDESLDCITCMFAKIIPEEKMRTLKKGGKLIIVSTGENHLLELKKVVYEQVRTEFYSPIEDLKIFKHIKTVNCTGKSFIKENKSIKNLFDMTPYKWRSPKKGIDRLFALHKLEITIDVNIDIFEKE; encoded by the coding sequence ATGATAATTTGTCCTGTTTGTAAAAAAATTCTAATTAAAAAAGAAAAAATTTATAAGTGTGAAAATAACCATTGTTTTGATGAAGGGAAACAAGGATATTTAAATCTTCTTCTTTCAAATCAAAAACATAGCAAAACTCCAGGTGATGATAAAGAAATGGTACTTAGCAGAAAGGGATTTTTGGAAAAAAATTACTATAAAATAATATCAGAAGCGGTTAATGATTTGATTTTGAGTAATAACTCATCTGGCAATATAGAAATATTAGATATAGGATGTGGAGAAGGGTATTATACAGGAAGATTAGAAAAATTTCTTGATGAAAAAGGAATAAAGTTTAATATAACAGGTATAGATATTTCTAAAGAAGCAGTAGTGTGTGCTGCAAAAACATATAAAAGTATAAAGTGGATAGTAGCTAGTGCTACTAACATTCCTCTAGAAGATGAATCATTAGACTGCATAACTTGTATGTTTGCTAAGATAATACCAGAAGAAAAGATGAGAACACTAAAAAAAGGCGGAAAATTAATAATAGTTTCTACTGGAGAAAATCATTTACTAGAATTGAAAAAAGTTGTATATGAGCAGGTAAGAACAGAATTTTACTCTCCAATAGAAGATTTGAAAATATTTAAACATATAAAAACAGTGAATTGTACAGGAAAGTCTTTTATAAAAGAAAATAAAAGTATAAAAAATCTTTTTGATATGACTCCATATAAATGGAGAAGTCCAAAAAAAGGTATAGACAGGTTGTTTGCATTACACAAGCTGGAAATAACTATTGATGTGAATATAGATATTTTTGAGAAAGAATAG
- the acpS gene encoding holo-ACP synthase — protein MILGIGNDIVEIERIEKVISNEKFLKRVYTKKEKEIIEKKGNKAASYAGRFSAKEAISKALGTGVRDFNLTDIEILNDELGKPYVVLKNQLKDRMVNVRIEISISHSKKYATAVAVMFKKEC, from the coding sequence ATGATTCTAGGGATAGGAAATGATATTGTAGAAATAGAAAGAATTGAAAAAGTTATATCTAATGAGAAATTTTTAAAGAGGGTATATACTAAAAAAGAGAAAGAAATCATAGAAAAAAAAGGTAATAAAGCAGCTAGTTATGCTGGAAGATTTTCAGCAAAAGAAGCAATATCTAAAGCATTGGGAACAGGAGTAAGAGATTTTAATCTGACTGATATAGAAATATTGAATGATGAACTAGGAAAGCCATATGTTGTATTAAAAAATCAATTAAAAGACAGAATGGTAAATGTGAGAATAGAAATTTCTATTTCTCATTCTAAGAAATATGCAACAGCAGTAGCAGTTATGTTTAAAAAGGAGTGCTGA
- a CDS encoding NAD(P)H-dependent oxidoreductase subunit E — MEINKEFYIELEKFINELKDKKNDVKILNFVLEKLDIIPIEVQKFIADKTGLLEISIENTINFYPKFRNKVSGKKIKEVSICVGMTCGLYGKEFYEELAKILEIDEDGISKDGNMLLTTKRCFGRCNKGPNISIDGEIYSMMTMSELKIRLGLK, encoded by the coding sequence ATGGAAATAAATAAAGAATTTTATATTGAACTTGAAAAATTTATCAACGAGTTAAAGGATAAAAAAAATGATGTGAAAATTCTTAATTTTGTACTGGAAAAACTGGATATTATACCAATAGAAGTACAAAAATTTATAGCAGACAAAACAGGTCTGCTTGAAATATCAATAGAAAATACAATTAATTTTTATCCTAAATTTAGGAATAAAGTCAGTGGGAAAAAAATAAAAGAAGTTTCTATATGTGTAGGAATGACCTGTGGGCTATATGGAAAAGAATTTTATGAAGAGCTTGCTAAAATACTTGAGATAGATGAAGATGGAATATCAAAAGATGGGAATATGCTTTTAACAACAAAAAGATGTTTTGGAAGGTGTAACAAAGGACCAAATATTTCCATTGATGGAGAAATATATAGTATGATGACTATGTCAGAATTAAAAATTAGACTGGGTTTAAAATAA
- the prfB gene encoding peptide chain release factor 2 (programmed frameshift): MDILDIKREFVEYKQKIIDIRGSLDLEKREKKISELEKTTMEENFWNDKRISSTVIKEMNGEKEIVAEFKKLVSEVGEEEILIDFVEMGETDFQAELEEKHIILGKDIDNFDTRLLLDGEFDSNNAIVTIHSGAGGTEACDWADMLYRMYSRWCNEKKYKISEMDFMPGDSVGIKSITFLVEGNNAYGYMKSEKGIHRLVRISPFDANKKRHTSFASVEVMPEVDESVEVNIDAGDLRIDTYRASGAGGQHVNMTDSAVRITHIPTGIVVTCQRERSQLNNRETAMKMLKSKLIELEMKKKEEELKKIQGEQSEIGWGNQIRSYVFQPYTLVKDHRTSAESGNIKAVMDGDIDIFINTYLRWNKTK, translated from the exons TTGGATATACTGGATATAAAAAGAGAATTTGTTGAATACAAGCAAAAAATAATTGATATAAGGGGGTCTCTT GACTTAGAAAAAAGAGAGAAGAAAATATCTGAGCTTGAAAAGACAACTATGGAAGAAAACTTTTGGAATGATAAAAGAATCAGCTCAACAGTTATAAAAGAAATGAATGGAGAAAAAGAAATTGTAGCAGAGTTTAAAAAATTGGTATCAGAAGTAGGGGAAGAGGAAATATTAATAGATTTCGTTGAAATGGGAGAAACTGATTTTCAAGCTGAACTTGAAGAAAAACACATTATCCTTGGAAAAGATATAGATAATTTTGATACAAGGCTTCTCTTAGATGGAGAATTTGATTCTAATAATGCTATTGTAACTATTCATTCAGGTGCTGGAGGAACGGAAGCTTGTGATTGGGCAGATATGCTTTACAGAATGTATTCAAGATGGTGTAATGAAAAAAAGTATAAAATAAGTGAAATGGATTTTATGCCTGGAGATAGTGTGGGAATAAAATCCATAACATTTCTTGTAGAGGGAAATAATGCTTATGGATATATGAAAAGTGAGAAAGGAATTCATAGATTAGTAAGAATATCTCCTTTTGATGCCAATAAAAAAAGACATACATCTTTTGCTTCAGTAGAAGTTATGCCAGAAGTTGATGAAAGTGTAGAGGTTAATATAGATGCTGGAGATTTAAGAATAGATACATACAGGGCCAGTGGCGCTGGGGGTCAGCATGTAAATATGACTGATTCTGCAGTAAGGATAACACATATTCCAACAGGAATTGTAGTTACATGTCAAAGAGAAAGGTCACAATTGAATAATAGAGAAACTGCTATGAAAATGTTAAAATCTAAATTAATTGAACTTGAAATGAAGAAAAAAGAGGAAGAACTGAAGAAAATACAAGGAGAACAAAGCGAAATAGGATGGGGAAATCAAATAAGATCATATGTATTCCAGCCATATACTTTAGTAAAAGACCACAGAACATCAGCTGAATCTGGAAATATTAAAGCTGTCATGGATGGAGATATAGATATTTTTATAAATACATATCTGAGATGGAACAAAACAAAATAA
- the gltX gene encoding glutamate--tRNA ligase, with product MEKRVRTRIAPSPTGDPHVGTAYIALFNLAFSHINNGDFILRIEDTDQNRYTAGSEQMIFDALKWLDLTYAEGPDVGGPYGPYRQSERFELYGDYAKQLVEKGGAYYCFCTQERLEKLRERQKAMGKAPGYDGHCRSLTAEEIQAKLDAGEPYVIRLKMPYEGETVIKDRLRGDIVFENNKIDDQVLLKADGYPTYHLANVVDDHLMEVTHVIRAEEWIASTPKHIQLYKAFGWDAPEFIHMPLLRNADRTKISKRKNPVSLNWYRDEGYLKEGIVNFLGLMGYSFGENKEIFTLEEFKENFNINKVSLGGPVFDLVKLGWVNNQHMRMKDIDELSKLAVPFFQQQGHVGENISEKEYEAIVKIVGILRESAQTLKELAVEAAAYYQDEFKLPEVTEEMNKKERKSVEKLCSSIEDSVGKESIKLFMEKLEKWEKDEFTVEEAKDLLHHTMDEIGEGPAKVFMPLRAVITGQARGADLFNVLYIIGKERTLKRMKTMIAKYNIL from the coding sequence ATGGAAAAGAGAGTAAGGACAAGAATAGCGCCATCACCTACTGGAGATCCTCATGTAGGGACTGCGTATATAGCACTTTTTAACTTGGCATTTTCACATATTAATAATGGAGACTTTATTTTAAGAATAGAGGATACCGATCAAAATAGATATACTGCTGGTTCAGAACAGATGATTTTTGATGCACTAAAGTGGCTTGATCTGACTTATGCAGAAGGACCAGATGTAGGAGGACCTTATGGACCATATAGACAGTCAGAAAGATTTGAACTTTATGGTGATTATGCAAAACAATTAGTGGAAAAAGGTGGAGCATACTATTGTTTTTGTACACAGGAAAGATTGGAAAAATTAAGAGAAAGACAAAAAGCTATGGGGAAAGCACCAGGATATGATGGTCATTGCAGATCATTGACTGCTGAAGAAATTCAAGCTAAATTAGATGCTGGAGAGCCATATGTAATAAGATTAAAAATGCCTTATGAAGGTGAAACTGTCATAAAAGATAGATTAAGAGGAGATATTGTATTTGAAAATAATAAGATAGATGACCAAGTACTTTTAAAAGCAGATGGATATCCAACTTATCATCTTGCAAATGTAGTAGATGATCATTTAATGGAAGTCACTCATGTAATAAGGGCAGAAGAATGGATAGCTTCAACACCTAAACATATTCAATTATATAAAGCTTTTGGATGGGATGCACCAGAATTTATTCATATGCCTTTATTGAGAAATGCAGATAGAACTAAAATATCTAAAAGAAAAAATCCTGTATCTTTAAACTGGTATAGAGATGAAGGATATTTAAAAGAAGGTATAGTAAACTTCTTAGGATTGATGGGATATTCATTTGGAGAAAATAAAGAAATATTTACTTTGGAAGAGTTTAAAGAAAACTTTAATATAAATAAAGTATCCTTAGGAGGACCTGTATTTGATCTTGTAAAACTTGGTTGGGTAAATAATCAGCACATGAGAATGAAAGATATTGATGAACTTTCTAAATTAGCAGTTCCTTTCTTCCAACAACAAGGGCATGTAGGAGAAAATATTTCAGAAAAGGAATATGAAGCTATTGTTAAAATAGTTGGAATATTGAGAGAAAGTGCTCAAACTTTAAAAGAACTTGCAGTAGAAGCAGCAGCTTACTATCAAGATGAGTTTAAACTTCCAGAAGTAACTGAAGAAATGAATAAAAAAGAAAGAAAAAGTGTAGAAAAATTATGTTCATCCATAGAAGATTCAGTTGGAAAAGAATCTATAAAATTATTTATGGAAAAACTTGAAAAATGGGAAAAAGATGAATTTACAGTAGAAGAGGCAAAAGATTTATTACATCATACAATGGATGAAATTGGAGAAGGCCCAGCAAAAGTATTTATGCCATTGAGAGCAGTAATTACTGGACAAGCTAGAGGAGCTGATCTTTTTAATGTTCTTTATATAATAGGAAAAGAAAGAACATTAAAAAGAATGAAAACTATGATAGCTAAATACAATATTCTTTAA
- a CDS encoding tetratricopeptide repeat protein: protein MLKTELLKTEIFRDYSDKDLVKEEEEIRFLLLEDSQNIENLKSLAAILYYKRDYNGAIKLYEKIVKTNSKNADYTAFLGYLYYENENYENAIDYFNKSLEIAPDNPFVHFLLGNTYSRAGLIKEAINSYDFAIFLDLDIYTAHLDFAKKYEAIGQKHRALKEYIIAYEIDPREKNIINRINELKVDIGSKKY from the coding sequence TTGTTAAAAACAGAATTATTAAAAACTGAGATATTCAGGGATTATAGTGATAAAGACTTGGTTAAAGAGGAAGAAGAAATAAGATTTTTACTTTTAGAAGATTCTCAAAACATAGAAAATTTAAAAAGTCTAGCAGCAATATTATATTATAAAAGAGATTATAATGGAGCAATTAAATTATATGAAAAAATAGTGAAAACAAATTCTAAAAATGCAGATTATACAGCTTTTTTAGGGTATCTTTATTATGAAAATGAAAATTATGAAAATGCTATTGATTATTTTAATAAATCATTAGAAATAGCACCAGATAATCCTTTTGTTCATTTTCTTCTTGGTAATACTTATTCTAGAGCTGGATTAATAAAGGAAGCTATTAATAGTTACGATTTTGCCATATTTTTAGATTTAGATATTTATACTGCACACTTAGATTTTGCAAAAAAATATGAAGCAATAGGACAGAAACACAGAGCCTTGAAAGAGTATATAATAGCTTATGAAATAGATCCCAGAGAAAAGAATATAATAAACAGGATAAATGAATTAAAAGTAGATATTGGATCTAAGAAATATTAA